In Methylocystis echinoides, one genomic interval encodes:
- the phoB gene encoding phosphate regulon transcriptional regulator PhoB, whose product MNETIIQTLPREGRADRPPRILVVEDEVPLATLLVYNLEAEGYQVEHVDNGDEAELRIAESPPDLLLLDWMLPGVSGLEICRRLRARDVARDMPIIMLTARGEEGERVRGLSVGADDYVVKPFSTPELMARVRALLRRARPERVASRLTAGDIDLDRETRRVRRSGREIHLGPTEFRLLEYLMEKPGRVFTRAQLLDSVWGMSAEIDERTVDVHVGRLRKALIRGREKDPIRTVRGSGYSFDETFGRE is encoded by the coding sequence ATGAACGAAACCATTATTCAAACCCTTCCCCGCGAAGGCCGGGCCGATCGCCCGCCGCGCATTCTCGTTGTCGAGGACGAGGTCCCGCTCGCCACGCTGCTCGTCTATAATCTCGAAGCTGAAGGCTATCAGGTCGAGCATGTCGACAATGGCGACGAGGCGGAACTGCGCATTGCGGAATCGCCGCCCGACCTTCTGCTGCTCGACTGGATGCTGCCCGGCGTCTCGGGTCTCGAAATCTGCCGGCGGCTGCGCGCCCGCGACGTCGCCCGCGACATGCCGATCATCATGCTGACCGCGCGCGGCGAAGAGGGCGAACGCGTGCGGGGCCTGTCGGTCGGCGCGGACGACTATGTCGTGAAGCCCTTCTCGACGCCCGAACTGATGGCCCGCGTGCGCGCGCTGTTGCGACGCGCCCGGCCGGAGCGCGTCGCCTCGCGGCTGACGGCGGGGGACATCGACCTCGACCGCGAAACGCGTCGGGTGCGCCGCTCGGGCCGCGAGATCCATCTCGGCCCGACCGAGTTCCGCCTGCTGGAATATCTGATGGAGAAGCCCGGCCGCGTGTTCACGCGGGCGCAGTTGCTCGACAGCGTCTGGGGCATGTCGGCTGAAATCGACGAGCGCACGGTCGACGTCCATGTCGGGCGCCTGCGCAAGGCGCTCATCCGCGGGCGGGAGAAGGATCCGATCCGCACCGTGCGCGGTTCGGGCTATTCCTTCGACGAGACCTTCGGCCGCGAGTGA
- a CDS encoding GcrA family cell cycle regulator, translating to MSWTEERVDLLRKLWSDGLSASQVAAELGPGITRNAVIGKIHRLGLAERAKTAAAQRPRAAKGTARQPATAPVVAAPRAGGHAVHGNVALAFAPQAMVVARVAPEAEEVVIPMSERVTLMELRESMCRWPMGDPTTPDFRFCGAKSPIGAGPYCAHHARVAYQPAQDRRRARDLKAPRFA from the coding sequence ATGTCTTGGACCGAGGAAAGAGTCGATCTGTTGCGCAAGCTTTGGAGCGACGGCCTCAGCGCGAGCCAGGTGGCCGCCGAGCTGGGCCCCGGCATCACGCGCAACGCGGTCATTGGCAAGATTCACCGCCTCGGCCTCGCCGAACGCGCCAAGACAGCGGCCGCGCAGCGCCCGCGCGCGGCGAAGGGGACGGCCCGCCAGCCGGCGACCGCCCCGGTCGTCGCCGCGCCGCGCGCCGGGGGCCACGCGGTCCATGGCAATGTCGCCCTGGCCTTTGCGCCGCAGGCCATGGTCGTCGCCCGCGTCGCGCCGGAGGCCGAGGAGGTCGTCATTCCCATGTCGGAGCGCGTCACGCTGATGGAGTTGCGCGAATCCATGTGCCGCTGGCCGATGGGCGATCCGACGACGCCGGATTTCCGCTTCTGCGGGGCGAAGTCGCCGATCGGCGCCGGCCCCTATTGCGCCCATCATGCGCGCGTCGCCTATCAGCCGGCGCAGGATCGCCGCCGCGCCCGCGATCTCAAGGCCCCGCGCTTCGCGTAA
- a CDS encoding aspartate aminotransferase family protein, which translates to MTSALYPTYARADIAFTGGEGPWLFAENGDRYLDFASGVAVLSLGHEHPHLVATLKAAAEKPWHVSNLYRIPQAERLAQRLVDATFADVVFFANSGAEAVECAIKTARKYHAANGAPERYRLITFEGAFHGRTLATIAAGGNPKYLEGFGPPVDGFDQIPFADFDALESAISDETAGVLLEPVQGEGGLRVFPAEFLKKLRALCDARGLLLVLDEVQCGVGRTGKFLACEHAGVAPDIVALAKGLGGGFPIGACLATREAAKGMTLGAHGSTFGGNPLAAAVGGAVLDVVLAEGFLPRVARLGALLRQRLAELNDRYPAIIETVRGEGLMFGVKTRGPNGDFAAAARAEGLLTVLAGDNVVRLLPPLIIDETHIVEAAARLERACVRLATPAKQLGAA; encoded by the coding sequence TTGACTTCTGCGCTCTATCCGACCTATGCGCGGGCCGATATCGCCTTCACGGGGGGCGAAGGCCCATGGCTCTTCGCTGAGAACGGCGACCGTTACCTGGATTTCGCTTCCGGCGTCGCGGTCCTGTCGCTCGGCCATGAGCATCCGCATCTGGTCGCGACGCTGAAGGCGGCGGCCGAGAAGCCCTGGCATGTCTCGAACCTCTACCGCATCCCGCAGGCCGAGCGGCTGGCGCAGCGCCTCGTCGACGCCACCTTCGCCGATGTGGTTTTCTTCGCCAATTCCGGCGCCGAAGCCGTGGAGTGCGCCATCAAGACGGCGCGAAAATATCACGCCGCCAATGGCGCGCCTGAGCGCTATCGGCTGATTACTTTCGAAGGGGCCTTTCACGGCCGGACGCTGGCGACCATCGCCGCCGGCGGCAATCCCAAATATCTCGAGGGTTTCGGCCCGCCGGTCGACGGCTTCGATCAAATTCCCTTCGCGGACTTCGACGCGCTCGAATCCGCGATTTCGGACGAAACCGCCGGCGTTTTGCTCGAACCCGTCCAGGGCGAGGGCGGGCTGCGGGTCTTTCCCGCCGAATTCCTGAAAAAACTGCGCGCCCTCTGCGACGCGCGCGGCCTGCTGCTGGTTCTCGACGAGGTGCAGTGCGGCGTCGGCCGCACCGGCAAATTCCTCGCCTGCGAACACGCCGGCGTAGCGCCGGACATCGTGGCGCTCGCCAAGGGCCTCGGCGGCGGCTTTCCGATCGGCGCCTGTCTCGCGACGCGCGAAGCCGCCAAGGGCATGACGCTCGGCGCGCACGGCTCGACCTTCGGCGGCAATCCGCTGGCGGCCGCCGTCGGCGGCGCGGTTCTCGACGTGGTGCTGGCCGAAGGCTTTCTGCCGCGCGTCGCGCGCCTCGGCGCGCTCCTGCGCCAGCGGCTCGCCGAGCTCAACGACCGCTATCCGGCGATCATCGAGACGGTGCGCGGCGAGGGGCTGATGTTCGGCGTGAAGACGCGCGGGCCCAATGGCGATTTCGCCGCCGCCGCGCGGGCCGAAGGGCTGCTGACCGTTCTTGCCGGCGACAATGTCGTGCGGCTGTTGCCGCCGCTCATCATCGACGAGACGCATATCGTCGAGGCCGCGGCGCGCCTCGAGCGCGCCTGCGTGCGTCTGGCGACGCCGGCCAAGCAGTTGGGAGCGGCGTGA
- the argF gene encoding ornithine carbamoyltransferase, with amino-acid sequence MTAHTLTRPRHFLDICDFTRDDLRHILDLAKSLKAKRVKGAPPAERPLAGKYLAMIFDKPSTRTRVSFDIAMRDLGGESIMLTGGEMQLGRGESIADTARVLSRFADAVMIRILSHEDLTELARHAAIPVINGLTKRSHPCQIMADLLTFEEHLGPIDGRTVAWVGDSNNVLASWVHAAARFGFTINVATPAEFTPPQSLVDWAKAEGAALNVMRDPRAAVDGAQAVITDCWVSMGDADEDFRRQVLAPYQVDAKLMRDAAKDAIFMHCLPAHRGEEVTDEVMDGPQSVVFDEAENRLHAQKGVLAWCLAPGVA; translated from the coding sequence ATGACCGCGCACACGCTGACGCGGCCGCGTCATTTTCTCGATATTTGCGATTTCACCCGCGACGATCTGCGCCATATCCTCGATCTCGCCAAGTCGCTGAAGGCGAAGCGCGTCAAGGGCGCGCCGCCGGCGGAGCGCCCGCTCGCCGGCAAATATCTGGCGATGATCTTCGACAAGCCGTCGACGCGCACGCGCGTCTCCTTCGACATCGCCATGCGCGATCTCGGCGGCGAGTCGATCATGCTGACGGGCGGCGAGATGCAGCTCGGCCGCGGCGAGAGCATCGCCGACACGGCGCGCGTGCTGTCGCGTTTCGCCGACGCCGTCATGATCCGCATCCTGTCGCATGAGGATCTGACCGAGCTCGCGCGCCACGCCGCCATTCCGGTCATCAACGGCCTGACCAAGCGCTCCCACCCCTGCCAGATCATGGCGGACCTGCTCACCTTCGAGGAGCATCTGGGACCGATCGACGGCCGCACCGTGGCCTGGGTCGGCGACTCCAACAATGTGCTGGCGAGCTGGGTGCACGCGGCCGCCCGTTTCGGATTCACGATCAATGTGGCGACGCCGGCGGAATTCACGCCCCCGCAAAGCCTCGTCGACTGGGCGAAGGCCGAAGGCGCGGCGTTGAACGTGATGCGCGACCCGCGCGCCGCCGTCGACGGCGCGCAGGCGGTGATCACCGATTGCTGGGTCTCCATGGGCGACGCCGACGAGGACTTCCGCCGCCAGGTTCTTGCGCCATATCAGGTGGACGCCAAACTCATGCGCGACGCCGCCAAGGACGCCATTTTCATGCATTGCCTGCCTGCCCACCGCGGCGAGGAAGTCACCGACGAGGTGATGGACGGCCCGCAGTCCGTCGTCTTCGACGAAGCCGAAAACCGGCTGCACGCCCAGAAAGGCGTGCTGGCCTGGTGCCTCGCGCCGGGCGTCGCCTGA
- a CDS encoding Hsp33 family molecular chaperone, giving the protein MQEAPSRLVSGEARDDRVTPFAVEALDLRGRLVRLGPTVDAILGHYDYPPQVARLLGEALALAALLGSILESHGRFQLQTRSDGPVDMLVVDYDAPGKLRGFARYDVARLGEIDDPAPAALLGRGHLALTIEREEDAARYQGVVPLEGESLAEAAHTYFRQSEQIPSFVRLAVGEVVTPQGRSWRAGGLLLQYLPIAGARRPDLPPGDAPDRDAGADQEEDDAWLEGQALAGTLEDHELVDPSLSGERLLFRLFHERGVKVFNERPLEEFCRCSEERIERLLKSFSDDERAEMVGDDGRIGVTCEFCATFRSFDPAALG; this is encoded by the coding sequence ATGCAGGAGGCGCCGAGCCGGCTGGTTTCGGGCGAGGCGCGGGACGATCGCGTCACGCCCTTCGCGGTCGAGGCGCTCGACCTGCGCGGACGACTGGTGCGGCTTGGACCGACGGTCGACGCCATCCTCGGCCACTATGACTACCCCCCGCAGGTGGCGCGGTTGCTCGGCGAGGCGCTGGCGCTGGCCGCGCTGCTCGGTTCGATCCTCGAATCGCACGGCCGCTTCCAGCTCCAGACCCGCAGCGACGGCCCCGTCGACATGCTCGTCGTGGATTATGACGCGCCGGGGAAGCTGCGCGGCTTCGCCCGCTACGACGTCGCGCGTCTCGGCGAGATCGACGACCCCGCCCCCGCCGCCCTGCTCGGGCGCGGCCATCTCGCCTTGACCATCGAGCGCGAGGAGGACGCGGCCCGCTATCAGGGCGTCGTGCCGCTCGAAGGCGAGAGCCTCGCGGAGGCCGCGCATACTTATTTCCGCCAGTCGGAGCAGATTCCTTCCTTTGTGCGCCTCGCCGTCGGCGAAGTCGTCACGCCGCAGGGGCGCAGCTGGCGCGCCGGCGGGCTGCTTTTGCAATATCTTCCCATCGCCGGCGCGCGCCGGCCGGACCTGCCGCCCGGCGACGCGCCCGATCGCGACGCCGGAGCGGACCAGGAGGAAGACGACGCCTGGCTCGAAGGACAGGCGCTCGCCGGCACGCTCGAAGACCATGAACTCGTCGACCCGTCGCTCTCGGGCGAACGGCTGCTGTTCCGCCTCTTTCACGAGCGCGGCGTCAAGGTCTTCAACGAGCGGCCGCTCGAAGAGTTCTGCCGCTGCTCCGAGGAGCGCATCGAGCGGCTCCTGAAAAGCTTCTCCGACGATGAGCGCGCCGAGATGGTGGGCGATGACGGCCGCATCGGCGTCACGTGCGAATTCTGCGCGACGTTCCGCAGCTTCGATCCGGCGGCGCTCGGCTGA